Genomic segment of Scomber scombrus chromosome 18, fScoSco1.1, whole genome shotgun sequence:
atgtatttctgttttaattgtgtcattttctctctatttttatttactgtcttgtttcttgtgtatttatgatattttattaaaGGAGGCATTTTGAAAGAGGATATTGTAGGAATTTTTCCACCCTCTAAGCAAAAATATTTAGTATGTActgcaatatacagtatgcactCATGTATTTTATGATTCAAAACAATCTTCATTTCTCCCACTATAAAGAGGTCACAAGCACCTGACCTTGCTCAGTGCAAAATTGCATTTGCATGTGCTTATACTTGTCTTATTACCTAAGCACACATATAATTGACAGCAATTTGAATGTAATTTGAAACCAAGAATTTCTCTCCTCCTGTGTCTCCTCAGTCCGGTGGTGCGTTCACTTAAGGAGACCGGCAGAGTGAAGCCAGAGCTGTTTGAGGAGGTGACCATCTATTTCAGCGACATTGTGGGATTCACCACCCTCTGCTATTACAGCACCCCTATGGAGGTGGTCGACATGCTCAACAACATCTACAAGAACTTTGACAGCATCCTTGATCATCATGATGTCTACAAGGTACCTTTGTGATGCTTCTGCTGTGTGTCTTGTTGTATGTCATGTAAAACacagatgtttttattaataaggCGTATCATGAATTATCTCTCAGGTCGAAACAATAGGGGATGCATATATGGTTGCCTCAGGTTTGCCCAAACGCAACGGTGACAGGCATGCAGTGGACATCGCCCACATGGCGCTGGACATCCTGGCATTTGTAGGGACCTTTGAGCTGCAGCACCTGCCTGGCATCCCTCTGTGGATCCGTATTGGCGTTCATTCAGGTAACAGAAATCAACAGCTTTcctattgattttgttttatttaatgtgatcTTGTCCCTAACCTtcccttaaaaaaatgtattactgtattttaagGCAATATAAATGCATTATGCTTCCTGTTACTTTGTGCAGTGTTTCCATATTTCAAATAGTGGTGGCAAATACAAAGATGACTCAAAagtataaatgaatatataaaaagagtaagacatttagaaatattaacaaaaacataCCAAAGTATATCACTATGTTCTCTTATAATTTTTCTAGCtaatttttcctgttttatcgGCTCATTTTCTTTACTATCTAGAGAATATAGAGGAGCACAGAACTCAGCAACTGATGGGAGTGTTGAGATACTGTTTGTAAGAGTGGttaaaaataatcagtcagtggTAATAATGCACTGTTACCATGCCAACTACTTCATTGCAATATAAAAGGTAAAGACGAAAGTAGAAGGAGGCTTATAACTCAGTTTCTCTTCTTGCTTGTCCTAatgtgacatctagtggttgAATAGTATAAATGGTTAGTCCAGGATAAATCAGACAACCTCAAACATGTCTGTTAACATTACCATCTATGATAAAAAATGATTATACATGTTTTGTGCAGAATATGGAAAAAAGATTTAGACTCTAAGACttctatatttgtgtgtatttgcgaGTAGGACCGTGTGCAGCAGGAGTGGTGGGGAATAAGATGCCTCGCTACTGTCTTTTTGGAGATACAGTCAACACCACCTCACGCATGGAGTCCACGGGCCTGCGTAAGAGactgcacaacacacacacacacacacacacacacacacacaaagagagatttTTACCACGGTCATAATATCGGAACTTTAGGTCCAGCTTGGTTTGCCTCTGATTCTTTCTCATGTTGTCTCTCCAGCTCTGAGAATTCATGTCAGTCAGTCCACCATCAACATCCTGCAGAGGACAGACTGTAAGTTTGAGtatgaaaagagaggagagacgtACCTGAAGGTGAGCTGGGTTTGCTTTGGCTTTTATGTGCTTATTCATCTAGGTATTAACATCAGATTTACAGATAGTAGTTACTACCTtacctatgtgtgtgtatgtgtgtctgtgtgtgtgtccatctgtgCCTCAACCACAGGGTAAAGGCAAAGAGATGACATACTGGTTAACAGGGGTGACTGGGGGAAAATACAACCTGCCAACACCACCAACAGCGTGAGTAAAACGGTCCGGTCTAGATCCAAACACTTAAAAAGAAGTCACATTTTTTGATGCATGATCAGTAGGCTAtcttaataatgatattaataaaatatatgagcTCATTTGAATATTGCCTACCTTAATCCAAAATAATCCCTGTGCCACTATCTCAGGGAGAATTTCCAGCGGCTCCAGCAAGACCTGGCTGAGATGATCGTGTCCAGTCTAGAGAAGCGTGGAAATGGTAGCGACAGCTTCAGAAAGAGGAAGACGTTGTCGACCAAAATCCGACCCAACAGCAGTCTGCAGAGGGACAGCCCGCCAGAGTACTTCCACCTGGCTGTCACCGACGACCCCAGTACCTACCTGTGATCACAGAGGAGCTTTTCATACCATTTCAGCCAAGAATTAGTCTGTGCCTATCTGAATAGGCACAGCTGGAGTTCTTTGGACAATAGTTGGAGTGAAAGTGGAGCAACATTGAAACAAGGAGGTATATTAAAAATGAGACTCCTGTGTTGATGACAGGCACCTGATGTCCATTCTACATTCACTCCCCCTCAAGAAATACCGTCCCTCTGTCACATAGAGTAGAATGAACAATTTGCACTTTTAATTTGTCTAGAATCCAACTTTAGATGTTGTTATATatccttcaaaatgtttcatgGACTTCGTTGACGTAGAAAAAGTGTTAATAATAAGCCCTTCTACTTTTAAACCCCAACATTTACTGCTATAGAAAGGTGGAATATTTTCAACTGAAAGTCAGTATGCTGCTGTGCTACAAtgtaaattattacatttaacttAATAATGGGAATTTAAAAATTAACTTGaccaaacaataaaatgtgtaatttgcaGAGTGTATAGTGGATCTTTGTGAACAGGACACCACTTTTTAACAAGAGATAATCTATGAGGTGTTTATCAGTTGCTGTTTATGCTATTTTGATACCAAAGGGGGCACCAaagtcagaagaagaaaaaaaaacaacaacttcaaaCTGTGGCTTTAAATTGCACttggaatgtttttttgtgtgggtTTGTCctttatgattttttaaaaaataaaataaaaatgcctttttgtcatttgtaaGAACATACATGGCAGCCTTTGTCTACTCCCACACTGTAATTAGTCACACATTACATGGATTTTAGTGTGAAATTACTACTTTGAGATCTATTAATACAACTTAATACACTTTATAAATCATTTCCCAGTGTTTTATGTTCATCTGAGATGAAGCCAAACAGTGAGGGAAGATATTGATATTGAATTTGCTTGACGTGACTTTAAACAGTTCtccatttatatttatatgctgATTGCAGAAAgcacattatttattataaagaaaTATTGACAAAATTATTCACCACATAAATCAGCTTTTCTGCTGTAAATACAATGAAACTATATCCAAGTACTTGTTATAATACATTGATCTCTCTCACAAAACAACAATGCTACATTGTTTTCAGAACATTAgacatctttgttttttgtgatttattgaATGATTGAAAATATGTCAGTTTCTTTGTTTATGCTTTGCAGTAAAATACACAACATTATTCAAAATCTTACATTGGACACCAATTTACACCATAacagaaaagtaataaaacagctgtaaaaaaaacagtccagtattatttaaaaccataaaaaacatgGTAGATAATGAAGATATCCAAAATTTGGATTAGAAAACATTACATGCAATGGAAGAACAGTTTTTAATAGCACACACGCACGTGCATGCAAGCACACACCCACATAGCCCTACATAGTTTTAGTTGTAACTAAGGCAGTGCCACCCAGCTCTGTGGCAGGAAGTGGGATCCTGTGCTCTCTCATCGTGCTGCATGTAAGCAGCCCTCCAACCCCCTCTGTCCCAGCATGCCTTGCAGGGCCCCTGCAAGCGGTGAAGCCCTCCTCCCACTTTGAGCTTGTTTGGTCCCCAAGGTGCAGGTGAGCACAGGGTGCAGGGTTCCCCGCTGCTCTCTGCAACGTCTCTGCCTGACAGTTTCTCTCTGAAGGCATCGGGCAGATTTTGATGGGTGGCTCTGTTTTCTGAAGAGGCTCCTGTCCAGGCTCTGCGTCTTCTGCAACACAAAAGAGTCACTGATTATTcaaataacaattaaataaacatttgaatttaataTATTGTGTAATAGGATCTCCTTGTCAAGAAAATCATACTTCAGATATAAAAGAAAATTCTATTAATTTATCTGTTAAAACTAATTATCACCTCGCCcactccaaaaaaaacccaacaaaactAAGTAAACACACCAAATACATCACTGTGCATTGTAGCCTAACTGCACTCTGCACCTACGTTTACTTATACATACTGTTTAACAAGACAAAGGTTTACAGCCATGCTGGTGACTCTCTCAGGCTGATGGTAATGTCATTCATTTGgtaggtatttggtcataaagcAAAGCAttgaagaaatgaatgaaatgtttgacCTGGTCATCAGGATTCATTGTCTGGACACCATGAATGCCTCTTAAAACTTTAATGGCAAATTGTGTCCATATTCATTGCACACAGACAATGTAGCCATTGTGTGTGACTTTGTTGAGCATCTGACTTCTCATCTAGCTCCAACCTCTAGTCAAATCTATATTCTGTCCAATACTTACGTTAACAACCAAGCTGTAGGCTATGTACGCCCACTTCAGCTCCTCATAGGACTATATAGAAACCTGTCTTCAGAtattacaatgtttttaaaatgaaaatattttccagtgggtgtgtgtgaaagtaaaacagacttcctgtttcctcAGGGCAACAATATGTATTAGAGGTTTTCTtatcattcattaatttatagTACAATTATAAGCCTATATAGCctccttgtttgtttgtgtcattttgtaatatttctgTCTGATGGTGAGGGAAGAGTGGCAACAGCTACACAATGGATGATTTCCTTTTAAGGCcaaattgtttttatattgaacCATAAAACATTAAGAGAATGTTGAGTGTGTTGTAACCAAAATGATGATGTGAAAATTACGTTTAAATGTTGCAAGATGAGCATCATGCTTCAGTATTACATCACATGTTAAACAATTATGTTTCACAACAACTAAGCGGGCAAAGCTGAATACCTCCACCCTGCTAATCTAGTTTTTTACATTCCTGGCTGCATTGTGGATAAAGGTCTATTGACAGTTTACTCAGTGAGGACAAAGGCTTGCAGAGCATCTTCCTGTTGATGAAGTGAATCTAGCTTCTCCTTTGCTCTAagatttatttgcatttaattCAGTTGGGTCAAGGCTGCAATCCATTAAATCAAGTAGTGCACATGTTGTAATTAGCATATTTATCATAGAATGCACACAAGTGTGCAAGGTTTCAGTCTAATCTAGCCTTTCACTAGAACAATATCCATCCAAATGAGTTGCTGTATATAAAGGCAGGCTGATAACATGACTATCAGGGTTGTTTTTCAGCTTTAGGAGGTTTTATGGATATAAGATGATCTATTCCTGTCCAGCCGCCCTGACtctaaaataaagtgcaaaaatTCTGCTGTTAGTGTCTCCCTGCGTGGCTTTTTGTCAGTTTACGTGTTTTCAAGGTTGTGTGGAGACCTTGTCCTCCTGCCTAACCAACGGATGTGTGTTGAAACCAGAATAGCTGGTAAGAGAGCGGGGCTGACCCCTGGGACCCCTGAGAAGAAGAGAACAGAAACTGTGGAGTTTCTAGTGTGATGAACGTCACACTTCATCACTTGCCCGCCTGCAACCCAGCTTCCTCCACACGGCTCTCAGACGCCAGCTCTGCATGCCAGATCCCCCTCTTACAGTAAAAGAAATGCCCACTACCCCATGAACACTTTAAAAAGCTGCACGTTGccttaatgtaaaaaaaaaaaaaaaaaaagaaaagaaaattgcagAGGGAAGATTTAATCCCAGACATTAAAGATCAAATAATGTTTGTGAAATCCGACacattacagtattttatatgtgtaCTGTATTATTTCAGTAGCTCCTTCAATAAGGAGAGTTAAACCAGTTTAGTGGCCAATATTCTTAAATATATATCTTATTTCATGCAAAATATGTTCAGCTTGTCGATGTTTTCCCAAAATTAGCCTCTTGTAGAAGCTTCTGAGACAGCATTTAAATCATTATGCAACTTTCAAACTGTGCAGTAAAATGAAGGTTATTAGAAATACTTGCTGCTGAGGATTCTGGGATATGTTGGCTTTTAGGTGGAGAATAATTTCCCTCGCATTTGAACCGAATAAGATAAAATTGAAcagatatattaatatatatatgaatcaATAGTATCTACCCTTATTACCTGAGGTGCTGCTGTTCCTGGTATGTTGTCTGTATATAACAAACCAGAGAACCAGGGCCACGATGGAGCCCACAGTGGCCAGCCCCACAAAGATCCACAGAGCCGGACTGAGCATCATCATTGGGTTGGCCTGGACGGTGGCAGTTGTGGGTCTCTGCTGGACCATGACAGCTGGGTGCAGGTCTGATGGGAGAAGACTGTTTAACTTactcaacagaaacagtttacAGTCTCAACAGCTGTAAATCCCGGTGTTACTATAGAGGATGTGAGCACAAGCTGGGTTTAAAAGCACCGTGAATAGTGTCAAGGGCTAAAACCACATTAGTCAAATCTAAGGcagtttaaatgacacatttagaAATAATACATAAAGTGTTTATCAAAGATgagcagatttatttattttaacgcAGTAGCTTCAACAGACAAATTAATAATGTAGTTTTTTGACTGATTGGTGTATAGATTTTAACATTAGATACTGTACACAGGTAATGTAATCTGTAATCTCTTTAATGCTTTGTACTATAGACCGTAAAATAAATACTAGCAGGTGAAGTGGGAAACACATTTCTGAAGGTTTAAATAgcaagggaaaaaaatcaaatcaacaaGTGAAACTAGTTAGAAAATCAATTAAGACCAAACAAGTTATTTTACACTTTGACTCCCTTCTTTTGTGTCCCTTCTCAGGACACATATTAAAAATCTCTAGGCTCATTAAAAACTCACCTGTTGATGGTTTAGGCTCAGATGTGGTTTTTACTGTGCTGGAAACACAGTCGTT
This window contains:
- the LOC134000203 gene encoding uncharacterized protein LOC134000203 — translated: MAKKDCRAGRKWDHLVNDCVSSTVKTTSEPKPSTDLHPAVMVQQRPTTATVQANPMMMLSPALWIFVGLATVGSIVALVLWFVIYRQHTRNSSTSEDAEPGQEPLQKTEPPIKICPMPSERNCQAETLQRAAGNPAPCAHLHLGDQTSSKWEEGFTACRGPARHAGTEGVGGLLTCSTMREHRIPLPATELGGTALVTTKTM